A region from the Lolium perenne isolate Kyuss_39 chromosome 4, Kyuss_2.0, whole genome shotgun sequence genome encodes:
- the LOC127295751 gene encoding uncharacterized protein: MGKRFPAAALAAAFRPYSRSGGSAAATAAGKASKPPTAPLDTPRNAGAGAGASSGRAEVREVAAACGMQEDERVPLSEMVLDCTRRWFQDALKEARAGDAAMQVLVGQMYRSGYGVNKNEQKSRIWMEKASRYRSTVWKVSNKRPGYNASDSDTDDANETGK; the protein is encoded by the exons ATGGGAAAGCGATTCCCGGCCGCCGCCCTAGCCGCCGCTTTCCGCCCCTACTCCCGCTCCGGTGGTTCCGCCGCCGCAACCGCCGCCGGCAAGGCATCCAAGCCGCCCACCGCCCCGCTGGATACTCCCAGgaacgccggcgccggcgccggggcCAGCTCCGGCCGCGCCGAGGTgcgggaggtggcggcggcgtgcGGGATGCAGGAGGACGAGCGGGTGCCGCTCTCGGAGATGGTGCTGGACTGCACGCGGCGCTGGTTCCAGGACGCGCTCAAGGAGGCGCGCGCCGGTGACGCCGCCATGCAGGTGCTCGTCGGCCAGATGTACCGCAGCGGATACGGCGTCAACAAGAACGAGCAGAAG TCTCGAATTTGGATGGAAAAAGCATCGAGATATCGATCTACAGTCTGGAAAGTTAGCAATAAACGTCCAG GATATAATGCTAGTGACTCAGACACAGATGATGCTAATGAAACAGGCAAATAA